Proteins encoded within one genomic window of Sphaerotilus montanus:
- the ribH gene encoding 6,7-dimethyl-8-ribityllumazine synthase codes for MLGADKGTAPRLDGSDLRVAIVQARFNAAITDALAEHCVNELVLLGVQRKHIRHVSVPGALEVAVALQALADSDDHDALIALGCIIRGETYHFELVANESGAAVTRVSLDHGVPIANAILTVENEAQAWARTEEKGRDAARVAVEMANLLEDLT; via the coding sequence ATGCTAGGCGCAGACAAGGGCACGGCCCCCCGCCTCGACGGCAGCGACCTGCGGGTAGCGATCGTCCAGGCCCGCTTCAACGCGGCCATCACCGACGCCCTCGCGGAGCACTGCGTGAACGAGCTGGTGCTGCTCGGCGTGCAGCGCAAGCACATCCGCCATGTCAGCGTGCCGGGCGCACTGGAAGTGGCCGTCGCACTGCAGGCCCTCGCCGACTCGGACGACCACGACGCGCTGATCGCCCTGGGCTGCATCATCCGCGGCGAGACCTACCACTTCGAGCTGGTCGCCAACGAGAGCGGTGCTGCGGTCACCCGCGTGTCGCTGGACCACGGCGTGCCGATCGCCAACGCCATCCTCACGGTCGAGAACGAAGCCCAGGCCTGGGCACGCACCGAAGAGAAAGGCCGCGACGCTGCCCGCGTCGCCGTCGAAATGGCCAACTTGCTGGAAGACCTGACTTGA
- the ribBA gene encoding bifunctional 3,4-dihydroxy-2-butanone-4-phosphate synthase/GTP cyclohydrolase II, which translates to MPISPIPELVAELAAGRMIILVDEEDRENEGDLVFASDLVTPEAINFMARYGRGLICLTLTRERCEHLQLPPMAARNGTKHSTAFTVSIEAATGVTTGISAADRARTVQVAVARDSVARDLVQPGHIFPLQAQDGGVLMRAGHTEAGCDLARMAGLSPSAVICEIMKDDGTMARLPDLQEFAREHNLKIGTIADLITYRSGNESLIECLHQDRLTTPWGAFDSRVYRDRTGQVHLALSAGRWTDEDEVLVRVHEPLSVMDLLDIGRARHSWSLPQALTTLQDSGRGVAVLLNVAQDAQALLGVALPPTGEPPRPTMDLRTYGVGAQILRDLGIRRMKLLSNQRRMPSMVGYGLEVTGFMPVAA; encoded by the coding sequence ATGCCGATTTCACCCATTCCCGAGCTGGTCGCCGAGCTGGCGGCCGGACGCATGATCATCCTGGTCGACGAAGAAGACCGGGAAAACGAAGGCGATCTGGTCTTTGCCTCCGATCTGGTCACCCCTGAAGCGATCAATTTCATGGCCCGCTACGGCCGTGGACTGATCTGTCTGACCCTGACGCGCGAGCGCTGCGAGCACCTGCAGCTGCCGCCCATGGCCGCGCGCAACGGCACCAAGCACAGCACCGCGTTCACCGTCTCGATCGAGGCGGCCACCGGCGTGACCACCGGCATCTCCGCCGCCGACCGCGCCCGCACCGTGCAGGTCGCGGTCGCGCGCGACAGCGTGGCGCGCGATCTGGTGCAGCCCGGCCACATCTTCCCGCTGCAGGCGCAGGACGGCGGCGTGCTCATGCGCGCCGGCCACACCGAAGCCGGCTGCGATCTGGCGCGCATGGCCGGGCTGTCGCCGTCGGCCGTGATCTGCGAGATCATGAAGGACGACGGCACGATGGCGCGCCTGCCCGACCTGCAGGAATTCGCCCGCGAGCACAACCTCAAGATCGGCACCATCGCCGACCTGATCACCTACCGCAGCGGCAACGAGTCGCTGATCGAGTGCCTGCACCAGGACCGCCTGACGACGCCCTGGGGTGCCTTCGACAGCCGCGTCTACCGCGACCGCACCGGCCAGGTGCATCTGGCGCTGAGCGCCGGCCGCTGGACCGACGAGGACGAGGTGCTGGTGCGTGTGCACGAGCCGCTGTCGGTGATGGATCTGCTGGACATCGGCCGCGCCCGCCATTCCTGGTCGCTGCCGCAGGCGCTGACCACGCTGCAGGACTCCGGCCGCGGCGTGGCCGTGCTGCTGAACGTGGCGCAGGATGCCCAGGCCCTGCTCGGCGTGGCCCTGCCGCCCACCGGCGAGCCGCCGCGCCCGACGATGGACCTGCGCACCTATGGTGTCGGTGCCCAGATCCTGCGCGACCTCGGCATCCGCCGCATGAAGCTGCTCAGCAACCAGCGCCGCATGCCCAGCATGGTCGGCTATGGTCTCGAAGTCACCGGCTTCATGCCGGTGGCCGCCTGA
- the ribD gene encoding bifunctional diaminohydroxyphosphoribosylaminopyrimidine deaminase/5-amino-6-(5-phosphoribosylamino)uracil reductase RibD, with translation MRDTPTSSSFTAHDQVAMAQALTWAALGIGLTDPNPRVGCVISDGRGRVLGAGHTQQAGGPHAEIMALRAAQADGHDVRGATVHVTLEPCAHHGRTPPCADALVAAGVGRVVAAVLDPNPLVAGQGLARLQAAGIQVAHGLMADAARELNIGFFSRMLRGRPWVRLKVAASLDGRTALPDGTSQWITGPEARADGHAWRRRAGAVLTGIGTVREDDPRLDVRLVPTARQPLRVVLDARLDTPPSARLLEVPGEVLLCCTAAALNSTRAAALSRSNVTLAPVQTDSNGWIDLPAVLETLARRGVNELHIEAGQHLNGSFVRAGLVDEYLVYLAPKLIGAGRDMAAFGPLAALADAAPLVFTDLTRVGGDVRLMARSATGFGSPA, from the coding sequence ATGCGCGACACACCGACCTCCTCCTCCTTCACGGCCCACGACCAGGTGGCCATGGCCCAGGCGCTGACATGGGCGGCGCTCGGCATCGGCCTGACCGACCCCAATCCGCGGGTGGGCTGCGTGATCAGCGACGGGCGGGGGCGTGTCCTCGGTGCCGGCCACACCCAGCAGGCCGGCGGGCCGCATGCCGAGATCATGGCGCTGCGCGCCGCCCAGGCCGATGGCCACGACGTGCGCGGCGCGACCGTGCACGTCACGCTGGAGCCCTGCGCCCACCATGGCCGCACGCCGCCCTGCGCCGACGCGCTGGTCGCCGCCGGCGTGGGCCGGGTGGTCGCCGCCGTGCTGGACCCGAATCCGCTGGTCGCCGGACAGGGGCTGGCGCGCCTGCAGGCGGCCGGCATCCAGGTCGCCCACGGGCTGATGGCCGACGCCGCGCGCGAACTCAACATCGGCTTCTTCTCGCGCATGCTGCGCGGGCGGCCCTGGGTGCGGCTGAAGGTCGCCGCCAGCCTGGACGGCCGCACCGCCCTGCCGGACGGCACCAGCCAGTGGATCACCGGCCCGGAGGCCCGCGCGGACGGCCACGCCTGGCGCCGCCGGGCCGGCGCCGTGCTGACCGGCATCGGCACCGTGCGCGAGGACGATCCGCGGCTCGACGTGCGGCTCGTGCCGACGGCCCGCCAGCCGCTGCGGGTCGTGCTCGACGCGCGGCTCGACACTCCGCCGTCGGCCCGGCTGCTGGAGGTGCCCGGCGAAGTACTGCTGTGCTGCACCGCGGCAGCGCTGAACAGCACGCGGGCCGCGGCGCTGTCGCGCTCGAACGTGACCCTGGCGCCGGTGCAGACCGACAGCAACGGCTGGATCGACCTGCCGGCCGTGCTGGAAACGCTGGCCCGGCGCGGCGTGAACGAGCTGCACATCGAGGCCGGCCAGCACCTCAACGGCAGCTTCGTGCGCGCCGGACTGGTCGACGAATACCTCGTCTACCTCGCCCCCAAGCTGATCGGCGCCGGCCGCGACATGGCCGCCTTCGGCCCGCTCGCCGCGCTGGCCGACGCCGCTCCGCTGGTGTTCACCGACCTCACCCGCGTCGGCGGCGACGTGCGACTGATGGCACGATCTGCAACGGGGTTCGGCTCGCCGGCCTGA
- a CDS encoding type IV pilin protein, with protein sequence MLNTAMYRGHCHPAHSGMTLIELVITLLMVAVLATLAAPGWISQIQRMRRSDAIVTLARLQQAQERWRSQRPVYAGGLGKDGLDLPAVSPAGHYDVSTSIQPDTAQRDYRVTAVARGTQADDRLCRWLVLEVVSGLLQHRSGPDAQVGNAEPLNRQCWKS encoded by the coding sequence ATGCTGAACACCGCCATGTACCGCGGTCACTGCCACCCCGCGCACAGCGGCATGACCCTGATCGAGCTGGTCATCACGCTGCTCATGGTCGCGGTCCTGGCGACGCTGGCTGCACCCGGCTGGATCAGCCAGATCCAGCGGATGCGGCGCAGCGACGCCATCGTCACGCTGGCCAGGCTCCAGCAGGCCCAGGAGCGCTGGCGCTCGCAGCGTCCGGTCTATGCCGGCGGTCTAGGCAAGGACGGCCTCGACCTGCCCGCGGTCAGCCCCGCGGGCCACTACGACGTCAGCACCTCCATCCAGCCGGACACCGCACAGCGCGACTACCGGGTCACAGCGGTCGCCCGGGGCACGCAGGCCGATGACCGCCTGTGCCGCTGGCTGGTGCTGGAGGTCGTGTCCGGTCTGCTCCAGCACCGGTCCGGCCCGGATGCACAGGTCGGCAACGCAGAGCCGCTCAACCGGCAGTGCTGGAAATCATGA
- a CDS encoding GspH/FimT family protein encodes MVRTTRQTGRHATRADGGLTLVELLVVLAVAAVLLQAATLSFAAWLQRQHLLGVSAQFNADLQSLRAAAVTRHRILRLSFQDTPAGMCYLLHSGDVDACRCAADPQSEPQVRCMAGTELLRAALVPVSRRIRLQSNVASLRIDPRHGTVTPTGSIDVTTTDGSSALRHVVNILGRVRTCAPGPRFTGYSAC; translated from the coding sequence ATGGTCCGGACAACAAGGCAGACAGGCAGGCACGCCACCCGCGCGGACGGCGGCCTGACACTGGTGGAGCTGCTGGTCGTGCTGGCGGTGGCCGCGGTCCTGCTCCAGGCCGCCACCCTGTCGTTCGCGGCCTGGCTGCAGCGGCAGCACCTGCTGGGCGTCTCCGCGCAGTTCAACGCCGATCTGCAGTCCCTGCGTGCTGCGGCCGTCACCCGCCACCGCATCCTGCGTCTGAGCTTCCAGGACACGCCCGCCGGCATGTGCTATCTCCTGCACAGTGGCGACGTCGATGCCTGCCGCTGTGCCGCCGACCCGCAGTCCGAACCCCAAGTCCGCTGCATGGCAGGCACCGAACTGCTGCGGGCGGCACTCGTGCCGGTGTCGCGGCGCATCCGGCTCCAGTCGAACGTCGCCAGCCTGCGCATCGACCCCCGGCACGGCACGGTCACCCCCACGGGCAGCATCGACGTGACCACCACCGACGGCAGCAGCGCCCTGCGCCACGTCGTCAACATCCTGGGCCGCGTCCGCACCTGTGCGCCAGGGCCGCGGTTCACCGGCTACAGCGCATGCTGA
- the nrdR gene encoding transcriptional regulator NrdR: MRCPYCGHQDTTVVETRASDEGDAMRRRRRCSACDKRFTTYERVELAMPAVVKKNGNRIEFDRAKLRASMMLALRKRNVSVDLIDAAIARIESTLFTSGESEVTTSHIGELVMRELKRLDKVAYVRFASVYRRFEDVDAFNQLIREI; encoded by the coding sequence ATGCGCTGCCCCTATTGCGGTCACCAGGACACCACGGTCGTCGAGACACGCGCCTCGGACGAAGGCGACGCGATGCGCAGGCGCCGCCGTTGCAGCGCCTGCGACAAGCGCTTCACCACCTACGAGCGGGTCGAGCTGGCCATGCCCGCGGTGGTGAAGAAGAACGGCAACCGCATCGAGTTCGACCGCGCCAAGCTGCGTGCGTCGATGATGCTGGCCCTGCGCAAGCGCAACGTGAGCGTCGACCTGATCGACGCCGCCATCGCCCGCATCGAAAGCACGCTGTTCACCAGCGGCGAGAGCGAAGTCACCACCTCCCACATCGGCGAGCTGGTGATGCGCGAACTCAAGCGGCTGGACAAGGTGGCGTACGTCCGCTTCGCGTCGGTCTACCGGCGTTTCGAGGACGTGGACGCCTTCAACCAGCTGATCCGGGAAATCTGA
- the glyA gene encoding serine hydroxymethyltransferase, which produces MFDRATQTLAAVDPEITAAINAEVRRQEEHIELIASENYTSPAVMAAQGSQLTNKYAEGYPGKRYYGGCEHVDVVEQLAIDRAKKLFGADHANVQPNSGSQANQAVFFGLLQPGDTIMGLSLAEGGHLTHGMPLNMSGKWFKVVSYGLDANEDIDYDAMERLAHEHKPKLIIAGASAFALRIDFERFAKVAKAVGAYFMVDMAHYAGLIAAGVYPNPVPHADVVTTTTHKTLRGPRGGLILMRGDDIAKKINSAIFPGIQGGPLMHVIAGKAVAFQEALQPEFKAYQKQVVKNAAAMAETLTKRGLRIVSGRTESHVMLVDLRPMGLTGKEAEALLGRAHMTCNKNGIPNDPQKPMVTSGIRLGSPAMTTRGFKEEQAVLTANLIADVLEAPNDEAVLARVREQVAALTRDFPVYRG; this is translated from the coding sequence ATGTTTGACCGCGCTACCCAGACCCTCGCCGCCGTCGATCCCGAGATCACCGCCGCCATCAACGCCGAAGTGCGCCGCCAGGAAGAGCACATCGAGCTGATCGCCAGCGAGAACTACACCTCGCCCGCCGTCATGGCCGCGCAGGGCTCGCAGCTCACCAACAAGTACGCCGAAGGCTATCCCGGCAAGCGCTACTACGGCGGCTGCGAACACGTCGACGTCGTCGAGCAGCTCGCCATCGACCGCGCGAAGAAGCTCTTCGGCGCCGACCACGCCAACGTGCAGCCCAACTCCGGCTCGCAGGCCAACCAGGCCGTCTTCTTCGGCCTGCTGCAGCCCGGCGACACCATCATGGGCCTGAGCCTGGCCGAAGGCGGCCACCTCACCCACGGCATGCCGCTGAACATGTCCGGCAAGTGGTTCAAGGTCGTCTCCTACGGCCTCGATGCCAACGAGGACATCGACTACGACGCGATGGAGCGCCTGGCCCACGAGCACAAGCCGAAGCTGATCATCGCGGGCGCCTCGGCGTTTGCGCTGCGCATCGACTTCGAGCGCTTCGCCAAGGTGGCCAAGGCCGTCGGTGCCTACTTCATGGTCGACATGGCGCACTACGCGGGCCTGATTGCCGCGGGCGTCTACCCGAACCCGGTGCCGCACGCCGACGTGGTCACCACCACCACGCACAAGACCCTGCGCGGCCCGCGTGGCGGCCTGATCCTGATGCGTGGCGACGACATCGCCAAGAAGATCAACTCGGCCATCTTCCCCGGCATCCAGGGCGGCCCGCTGATGCACGTCATCGCCGGCAAGGCGGTCGCGTTCCAGGAAGCGCTGCAGCCCGAGTTCAAGGCCTACCAGAAACAGGTCGTGAAGAACGCCGCCGCGATGGCCGAGACGCTGACCAAGCGCGGTCTGCGCATCGTGTCCGGCCGGACCGAGAGCCACGTCATGCTGGTCGATCTGCGCCCCATGGGCCTGACCGGCAAGGAAGCCGAGGCGCTGCTGGGCCGTGCGCACATGACCTGCAACAAGAACGGCATCCCGAACGACCCGCAGAAGCCGATGGTCACCAGCGGCATCCGCCTGGGCTCGCCGGCGATGACCACGCGCGGTTTCAAGGAAGAACAGGCGGTCCTGACCGCCAACCTGATCGCCGACGTGCTGGAAGCCCCGAACGACGAAGCGGTGCTGGCCCGCGTGCGTGAACAGGTCGCCGCGCTGACGCGCGACTTCCCGGTCTACCGCGGCTGA
- a CDS encoding lytic transglycosylase domain-containing protein encodes MTAPRSWKRVQSATAQSVRVFIADLGNGLLAVSHNSLAVIGLAVLSVTFVIGGRADVRGMLEERALDWLVERQEARSASATQMDEPTLLAQGDFSAVDRATAVDPSELNRQQAAVAQWLSRRYKVAPEPVGRLVQEAWSLGKRVGLEPTLILAIVAIESSFNPFAQSAVGAQGLMQVLTRVHDDKYVAFGGNHAAFDPLTNLRVGVQVLKDCIAKAGSVEGGLRHYVGAANLASDGGYAFKVLAEQEFLLQLIKGRSVPVTARLPVPPVSPPAEPVPGTTPTLTSPVNQGSRPSAAAGTGTGANPVLQGKPDRVAALSY; translated from the coding sequence ATGACTGCACCCCGATCCTGGAAGCGAGTCCAGTCCGCCACCGCGCAATCGGTGCGGGTGTTCATCGCGGATCTCGGCAACGGCCTGCTGGCCGTCAGCCACAACAGTCTGGCCGTCATCGGGCTGGCTGTCCTGAGCGTCACCTTTGTCATCGGCGGTCGCGCCGACGTGCGCGGCATGCTGGAAGAACGGGCGCTGGACTGGCTCGTCGAGCGCCAGGAAGCCCGCTCGGCCTCCGCCACGCAGATGGACGAACCCACACTGCTGGCCCAGGGCGACTTCTCGGCCGTGGACCGCGCCACCGCCGTGGACCCCAGCGAGCTGAATCGACAGCAGGCGGCGGTCGCGCAATGGCTGTCGCGCCGCTACAAGGTGGCGCCGGAGCCGGTCGGCCGTCTCGTCCAGGAAGCCTGGTCGCTGGGCAAGCGTGTCGGCCTGGAGCCGACGCTGATCCTGGCCATCGTCGCCATCGAGTCCTCGTTCAACCCGTTCGCGCAGAGTGCCGTCGGCGCGCAGGGACTGATGCAGGTGCTCACCCGCGTGCATGACGACAAGTACGTCGCGTTCGGTGGCAACCACGCCGCGTTCGACCCGCTGACCAACCTGCGCGTGGGCGTGCAGGTGCTCAAGGACTGCATCGCCAAGGCCGGTTCGGTCGAAGGGGGTCTGCGCCATTACGTCGGCGCAGCCAACCTCGCCAGCGACGGTGGCTACGCCTTCAAGGTGCTGGCCGAGCAGGAGTTCCTGCTGCAGCTCATCAAGGGCCGTTCGGTGCCCGTGACCGCACGCCTGCCGGTGCCGCCGGTGTCGCCGCCGGCCGAACCGGTGCCGGGCACGACCCCGACGCTGACCTCGCCGGTCAACCAGGGCAGCCGCCCGTCGGCAGCCGCCGGAACCGGGACAGGCGCCAACCCGGTCCTGCAGGGCAAGCCCGACCGCGTGGCCGCCCTGAGCTACTGA
- a CDS encoding UbiD family decarboxylase gives MKYRDLRDFLALLEQRKLLLQVKEPVATELEMTWLSDRTLRAGGPALLFQNPTTRGRASSIPVVTNLFGTPERVALGMGAEQVSSLREIGELLARLKEPEPPRGLQDAGHLLRMAKTLWDMKPSVVRHPACHELIISGDDIDLGKLPVQHCWPGDVAPLITWGLVVTRGPQSVPRPRKRQNLGIYRQQVIGPRQTIMRWLAHRGGALDFREFAHANPGKPFPLVVALGADPATILGAVTPVPDSLSEYQFAGLLRGGRTELAESGVGEGDLKLQVPAFAEIVLEGHIPTATPGFEGRSEQGIPLKEKDGYLHALEGPYGDHTGYYNEQDWFPVFEISRMTTRKDPIYHSTYTGKPPDEPAILGVALNEVFVPILRKQFPEITDFYLPPEGCSYRMAIVSIRKSYPGHAKRLMFGIWSFLRQFMYTKFIVVVDDDVDIRSWQEVIWAITTRMDPVRDTTLVEHTPIDYLDFASPVSGLGGKMGLDATNKWPGETSREWGRTIEMDQAVTQRMDALWTTLFKSR, from the coding sequence ATGAAATACCGCGATCTGAGAGACTTTCTGGCCTTGCTGGAGCAGCGCAAGCTCCTGCTCCAAGTGAAAGAACCGGTGGCCACCGAACTGGAGATGACCTGGCTGTCCGACCGCACCTTGCGTGCCGGCGGACCCGCACTGCTGTTCCAGAATCCGACGACCCGAGGCCGGGCGTCGTCCATCCCGGTGGTGACCAATCTGTTCGGAACGCCGGAGCGGGTGGCGCTCGGCATGGGGGCGGAGCAGGTCTCCTCGTTACGTGAAATAGGTGAACTTCTGGCCCGTCTCAAGGAGCCGGAGCCTCCCCGCGGACTGCAGGATGCCGGTCATTTGTTACGAATGGCCAAGACGCTGTGGGACATGAAGCCCTCCGTGGTCCGTCATCCTGCGTGTCACGAATTGATCATTTCGGGTGATGACATCGATCTGGGCAAATTGCCGGTACAACATTGCTGGCCGGGCGATGTAGCCCCTCTGATCACCTGGGGATTGGTGGTAACCCGTGGTCCGCAGTCCGTTCCGCGACCCCGGAAGCGGCAGAACCTCGGGATCTACCGCCAGCAGGTGATCGGACCGCGCCAAACCATCATGCGGTGGCTGGCCCACCGTGGAGGTGCGTTGGATTTTCGTGAATTTGCACACGCAAATCCTGGAAAGCCCTTTCCGCTGGTAGTGGCATTAGGGGCCGATCCCGCCACGATCCTGGGTGCTGTCACCCCCGTGCCGGACAGTCTGTCCGAGTACCAGTTCGCCGGATTGCTGCGTGGCGGGCGCACGGAGCTGGCGGAGAGCGGCGTCGGCGAGGGTGATCTGAAGCTCCAGGTCCCTGCGTTTGCCGAGATCGTGCTCGAAGGCCACATCCCGACGGCGACGCCCGGATTCGAGGGCCGCAGCGAACAAGGCATTCCGCTTAAGGAAAAGGATGGTTACCTGCACGCCCTCGAAGGGCCGTACGGCGACCACACCGGCTACTACAACGAGCAGGACTGGTTTCCGGTGTTCGAGATCAGCCGCATGACGACGCGCAAGGACCCGATCTACCACTCGACCTACACCGGCAAGCCGCCGGACGAGCCGGCCATCCTGGGGGTCGCGCTGAACGAGGTGTTCGTGCCGATCCTGCGCAAGCAGTTTCCGGAGATCACCGACTTCTACCTGCCGCCCGAGGGCTGCAGCTACCGGATGGCCATCGTCAGCATCCGCAAGAGCTACCCCGGGCACGCCAAGCGGCTGATGTTCGGGATCTGGAGCTTCCTGCGCCAGTTCATGTACACCAAGTTCATCGTGGTGGTGGACGACGACGTGGACATCCGCAGCTGGCAGGAGGTGATCTGGGCCATCACGACCCGGATGGACCCGGTGCGCGACACGACGCTGGTGGAGCACACGCCGATCGACTACCTCGACTTCGCTTCTCCGGTGTCGGGGCTGGGCGGCAAGATGGGGCTGGATGCCACCAACAAGTGGCCGGGCGAGACCAGCCGCGAGTGGGGGCGCACCATCGAGATGGACCAGGCGGTGACCCAGCGCATGGATGCGCTGTGGACGACGCTGTTCAAGAGCCGGTGA
- a CDS encoding YdcF family protein: MLLDPSWKPLLSALVQPPASLLLLILLGLWLMRRRPRLGGGLIVLSTAGLWLMCCVATAHWLQDAVLRPPPALSTAQVRALMRGPGQTPTAVVVLGAGRHRLAAEYGTSSLTQQAMVRLRYGVWLARRTGQPLAYAGGVGWAQTGERSEAETAAQIVQDDYGTSLRWTESRSRDTRENADLMVPMLDSAGIKRIVLVTHASHMPRAMRAFRDAAGKGMVIVPAPVAAVTRDEQPLLDWMPSQQGFVLVHNALHEVLGLITGS, from the coding sequence GTGCTGCTTGATCCGTCCTGGAAACCCCTGCTGTCCGCGCTCGTCCAGCCGCCGGCCAGCCTGCTGCTGCTGATCCTGCTGGGCCTGTGGCTGATGCGGCGCCGGCCACGCCTGGGCGGCGGCCTGATCGTGTTGTCCACGGCCGGGCTGTGGCTGATGTGCTGTGTCGCAACGGCACACTGGCTGCAGGACGCCGTGCTGCGTCCGCCCCCGGCGCTGAGCACGGCGCAGGTCCGGGCACTGATGCGCGGACCAGGCCAGACCCCGACCGCGGTCGTCGTGCTCGGCGCGGGCCGCCACCGGCTCGCGGCCGAATATGGCACCTCCAGCCTCACCCAGCAGGCCATGGTCCGGCTGCGCTACGGCGTGTGGCTGGCGCGGCGCACCGGTCAGCCGCTGGCGTACGCAGGCGGCGTCGGCTGGGCACAGACCGGCGAACGCTCCGAGGCCGAGACGGCCGCCCAGATCGTGCAGGACGACTACGGCACCAGCCTGCGCTGGACCGAGTCCCGTTCGCGCGACACCCGCGAGAACGCGGACCTGATGGTGCCGATGCTGGACAGCGCCGGCATCAAGCGCATCGTGCTGGTCACCCATGCCTCCCACATGCCCCGTGCCATGCGCGCGTTCCGCGATGCGGCGGGCAAGGGCATGGTGATCGTGCCCGCACCGGTCGCCGCCGTGACCCGCGACGAGCAGCCGCTGCTGGACTGGATGCCCTCCCAGCAAGGCTTCGTGCTCGTCCACAATGCCCTGCACGAAGTGCTCGGCCTGATCACCGGCTCTTGA
- the pdxH gene encoding pyridoxamine 5'-phosphate oxidase — protein sequence MKNIADLRKSYEAGELDEHSAASAPLQQFDQWLQQALKAGVPEPNAMTVATVGADGRPSTRIVLIKGYDTRGLVWYTNYDSRKGQELALHPWAALQFHWVELERVVRIEGPVEKVSAEESDAYYASRPLDSRLGAWASPQSQTIPSRTVLVTNAARAAAQHGLHPPRPPHWGGYRLAPQRWEFWQGRKSRLHDRLVYRQDADGLWLRERLAP from the coding sequence ATGAAGAACATCGCCGATCTGCGCAAGAGCTACGAAGCCGGGGAGCTCGACGAGCACAGCGCCGCCAGCGCCCCCCTGCAGCAATTCGACCAGTGGCTGCAGCAAGCGCTGAAGGCCGGCGTTCCTGAGCCGAACGCCATGACGGTCGCCACCGTCGGTGCGGACGGCCGCCCCTCGACCCGCATCGTGCTGATCAAGGGCTATGACACGCGCGGGCTGGTCTGGTACACCAACTACGACAGCCGCAAGGGCCAGGAACTGGCGCTGCACCCCTGGGCTGCGCTGCAGTTCCACTGGGTGGAGCTGGAGCGGGTGGTGCGCATCGAAGGTCCGGTCGAGAAGGTGTCCGCCGAAGAGTCGGACGCCTACTACGCCTCGCGGCCGCTGGACTCGCGCCTGGGTGCCTGGGCCTCGCCGCAGAGCCAGACGATCCCGTCGCGCACCGTGCTGGTCACCAACGCCGCCCGCGCCGCCGCCCAGCACGGCCTGCACCCGCCACGCCCGCCGCACTGGGGTGGCTACCGGCTCGCGCCGCAGCGCTGGGAATTCTGGCAGGGCCGCAAGTCGCGTCTGCACGACCGTCTGGTCTACCGGCAGGATGCCGACGGCCTCTGGCTGCGCGAACGCCTCGCCCCCTGA
- a CDS encoding nucleotidyltransferase family protein: protein MSPTRSLPTVVVLAAGGGVRYKGTGPKLAQAFGAASVLSHTLDAVVSSGLPLVVVTVASLVEVARSVVASRDIVLLPPVGSASREPLGEGFSIAAGVGARPHVPGWLILPGDMPLVRPETLRAVARALDAAPVAYAQYRGRQGFPVGLSAELYSELVLLSGDEGLRRMLVRYPSNPVEVSDPGVLDDINTAADLERLRLSGPVMAWQQSVPLGQPNEA from the coding sequence ATGAGTCCCACCCGGAGTCTGCCGACCGTGGTGGTGCTCGCTGCCGGCGGCGGGGTGCGCTACAAGGGCACGGGGCCGAAACTTGCGCAGGCCTTTGGTGCCGCGAGCGTGCTGTCGCACACCCTCGACGCGGTGGTCAGCTCCGGTCTGCCGCTGGTGGTGGTCACCGTGGCCTCGCTGGTGGAGGTCGCCCGCAGTGTCGTGGCCTCGCGCGACATCGTGCTCTTGCCGCCGGTCGGCTCTGCCAGCCGCGAGCCGCTGGGGGAGGGCTTCTCGATTGCCGCCGGTGTCGGCGCACGGCCGCATGTGCCGGGATGGCTGATCCTGCCGGGTGACATGCCGCTGGTGCGGCCCGAGACGCTGCGCGCGGTGGCGCGGGCGCTCGATGCGGCGCCGGTGGCCTACGCCCAGTACCGCGGCCGGCAGGGGTTCCCGGTGGGCCTGTCGGCGGAGCTGTATTCGGAGCTGGTCCTGCTCAGTGGCGACGAGGGCCTGCGCCGCATGCTGGTGCGCTATCCGTCGAATCCGGTGGAGGTGTCCGATCCGGGGGTGCTCGATGACATCAACACCGCTGCCGATCTGGAGCGCCTGCGCCTGTCAGGACCCGTCATGGCCTGGCAGCAGTCCGTGCCGCTGGGCCAGCCGAACGAGGCGTGA